A window of Drosophila nasuta strain 15112-1781.00 unplaced genomic scaffold, ASM2355853v1 ctg14_pilon, whole genome shotgun sequence contains these coding sequences:
- the LOC132797527 gene encoding Krueppel homolog 1 isoform X3 gives MVYYSANQLLIKTEQPNQSQYCIQTPLITTSSGIGSSLAPTNGNEHYELLQTPQQRQLQLQEHQQLTNYQLVLQQQQHESIINITSSSAGAPVSVAQPQIKSELPHAFEAATISKATTVAAAPRKPNTNKPQFKCEQCGMTFGSKSAHTSHTKSHAKNADMALSLKGSGALGTGATALPIELNDAGLPIGIPKSPTIKPMANVAAGADPYQCNVCQKTFAVPARLIRHYRTHTGERPFECEFCHKLFSVKENLQVHRRIHTKERPYKCDVCGRAFEHSGKLHRHMRIHTGERPHKCSVCDKTFIQSGQLVIHMRTHTGEKPYKCPEAGCGKGFTCSKQLKVHSRTHTGEKPYHCDICFRDFGYNHVLKLHRVQHYGAKCYKCTICDETFKNKKEMEAHIKGHANEIPDDEVEGSAAAASSSSTSSTSVISNSESSNNSPPGSPHAVKKSRQSRGIKVAAVVAAEPSPSPSRSPFSPSSISSTYSPLSSRASPQPQLVATSVTTEPEALSCDSGVSSAQHVHNYPDEELPTDLSMQQPPSQMMYYQQQPPAIGLPCLVDLQTPPQHSSVSGLTINPALLEAASIARLDHDNDLDDRKNASSNAHDHNEDENDVQTAAWQMMQLRRGHGVSPASTASPPSTQNSNQSTLQLNDLSANYDDAHEANVLIDHFKRGDLARHGLHKGYAPVPKYESALPNSDIVRRVEAAIGLRSSTESPERSSSPESDSLMMADRNVMTLPLRKRKHYMNEGEPTIGISRSSGESAATITSVVPSSSVTPDATNGAKVMRMSSVIQFAKAS, from the exons ATGGTGTACTACTCAGCTAATCAGTTGCTGATAAAGACAGAGCAACCCAACCAGTCACAGTATTGCATTCAGACACCGCTCATTACGACGAGCAGTGGTATTGGGAGTAGCTTAGCCCCGACTAACGGGAATGAGCATTACGAGCTGTTGCAGACACCACAGCAACGACAGTTGCAGTTACAGGAACATCAGCAACTCACTAACTACCAGCTCGtcctgcaacaacaacagcatgaaagtattataaatataacatcatcatcagcggGAGCACCAGTATCAGTAGCCCAACCTCAAATCAAGTCAGAGTTGCCGCATGCATTTGAAGCTGCAACCATATCTAAGGCGActacagttgctgctgctccacgAAAACCGAACACCAACAAGCCACAATTCAAGTGCGAGCAGTGCGGCATGACCTTTGGCAGCAAATCGGCGCACACTTCACATACCAAGTCGCACGCCAAGAATGCGGATATGGCCTTGAGCTTAAAGGGTAGTGGTGCCTTGGGTACAGGAGCTACCGCCCTGCCCATTGAACTGAACGATGCGGGTCTACCAATAGGCATTCCAAAGAGTCCGACCATCAAGCCAATGGCAAATGTGGCAGCTGGAGCTGATCCATATCAATGCAACGTCTGCCAGAAAACATTTGCTGTGCCCGCACGATTG ATTCGACATTACCGGACGCACACCGGCGAGCGTCCGTTCGAGTGCGAGTTCTGCCATAAGTTGTTCAGTGTCAAGGAGAACCTGCAGGTGCACAGACGCATCCACACAAAGGAGCGACCATACAAGTGCGATGTCTGTGGACGTGCGTTCGAACACTCTGGAAAGCTGCATCGCCATATGCGTATACACACAGGCGAGCGTCCTCACAAGTGTTCCGTGTGCGATAAGACATTTATACAATCCGGCCAGTTGGTGATCCATATGCGCACGCACACTGGCGAGAAGCCCTACAAGTGCCCGGAGGCAGGATGTGGCAAAGGATTCACCTGCTCCAAACAACTCAAAGTGCACTCACGCACTCACACTGGAGAGAAACCCTATCACTGTGACATATGCTTCCGTGATTTTGGCTATAATCATGTACTCAAATTACATAGAGTTCAACATTACGGCGCCAAGTGCTACAAATGCACTATTTGCGACGAGACctttaaaaacaagaaagaaatgGAAGCCCATATCAAAGGTCATGCCAATGAAATTCCCGATGACGAGGTTGAGGGgtcagcggcagcagcgagCAGTAGTTCTACTTCTTCCACCTCTGTTATCAGCAATTCGGAGAGCAGCAATAACTCGCCGCCCGGCTCACCCCATGCTGTCAAAAAGTCACGTCAATCACGTGGCATTAAAGTAGCAGCAGTAGTAGCTGCTgagccatcgccatcgccatcgcggTCGCCTTTCTCGCCAAGCTCAATCAGTTCTACATACTCGCCATTAAGCAGCCGGGCATCGCCGCAACCACAGCTTGTTGCGACGTCAGTGACAACCGAGCCGGAAGCCCTCAGTTGTGACAGCGGCGTTTCCAGTGCTCAGCACGTGCACAACTACCCGGATGAAGAGTTGCCCACAGATCTTAGCATGCAGCAGCCCCCTTCACAGATGATGTATTATCAACAGCAGCCACCGGCGATAGGTTTACCCTGTTTAGTCGATTTACAAACGCCGCCACAGCATTCATCGGTATCTGGCTTAACTATTAATCCTGCACTCCTCGAGGCGGCCAGCATTGCACGTCTGGATCATGACAACGACTTGGATGACAGAAAAAATGCGAGCAGTAATGCACATGACCACAACGAAGACGAGAACGATGTACAAACAGCCGCTTGGCAAATGATGCAGCTGCGCCGTGGACATGGAGTTAGCCCAGCATCGACAGCCTCACCTCCTTCCACGCAAAATTCTAATCAATCTACTTTGCAATTGAATGATTTGTCCGCTAATTATGATGATGCCCACGAGGCAAATGTGCTCATCGATCATTTCAAGCGCGGTGATTTGGCACGTCATGGACTCCATAAAGGCTATGCACCAGTACCAAAATATGA ATCTGCCCTACCCAACTCGGACATTGTACGTCGCGTTGAGGCAGCCATTGGCTTGCGGTCTAGTACTGAATCGCCGGAGCGCAGCTCGTCTCCTGAGAGCGATTCCTTGATGATGGCTGATCGCAATGTGATGACATTGCCGCTACGCAAGCGAAAGCATTACATGAACGAGGGCGAGCCCACCATTGGGATCAGCAGAAGCAGTGGCGAAAGTGCTGCCACCATTACATCCGTTGTACCATCGTCATCAGTGACGCCAGATGCCACCAATGGCGCCAAGGTGATGCGTATGAGCTCCGTCATACAATTTGCCAAGGCATCGTAA
- the LOC132797528 gene encoding prolactin regulatory element-binding protein, protein MAPTRRPSDGLLARVNFPLYAVDMLTSRHILVAGGGGSSKTGVANGFEIYELYHNGSHFCAEEVLRHETGANVVMNFAVRNSGRRAYLCAGQEAHCQMYFVQPQLDITSDASMDKKLTQSDHPHENGVRHRGVQPHSGVETLSNGNNCHPPTAADVLKQFQRLQFDIQAADVIQTDFLSNGEPLQRVVRISSNGRLMATGGTDGQLRVWTFPQMQLSTSWPAHNKEIDDLDFSPDCKYIVSISKDAQGIVWDLSTGKQQHKLKWQTQEGNKYLFKRCRYGTVEGHKDNYRLFTVTNPLGKVGKQRGFVQQWDCKNGELRVAASVDESLSSLAVRDDGRFVAVGTMFSGSVSIYVAFSLQRVLHIPHAHSMFVTGLQFLPITNEEGPPISSDTEAAVLSISVDNKVCIHSLPQRKTIPAWLAVVFMVIMIFIVLVLCSYIGI, encoded by the exons ATGGCTCCTACACGCAGGCCTAGTGATGGACTATTGGCCCGTGTCAACTTTCCGTTGTATGCGGTCGATATGCTTACCAGTCGGCATATCTTGGTTGCTGGTGGCGGTGGTTCCAGCAAAACTGGCGTAGCAAATGGCTTT GAAATTTACGAACTTTATCACAACGGCAGTCACTTTTGTGCGGAGGAGGTTTTGCGTCACGAAACAGGTGCCAACGTAGTCATGAATTTTGCAGTGCGAAATAGTGGACGACGAGCGTACTTGTGTGCTGGTCAAGAGGCGCATTGTCAAATGTACTTCGTCCAGCCACAGCTCGATATAACGAGCGACGCAAGTATGGACAAAAAACTAACTCAAAGCGATCATCCCCATGAGAATGGGGTTCGTCATCGAGGTGTTCAACCACACTCTGGAGTCGAAACGCTGTCTAATGGAAACAACTGTCAtccgccaacagcagcagacgtACTAAAGCAATTTCAGCGTCTACAATTCGACATTCAAGCTGCGGATGTAATTCAAACTGATTTTCTGAGTAACGGTGAACCACTGCAACGAGTAGTTCGGATAAGTAGTAATGGTCGCCTGATGGCCACTGGTGGCACCGACGGGCAACTGCGTGTTTGGACATTTCCACAAATGCAACTGAGCACATCATGGCCTGCTCATAATAAGGAAATTGACGATCTAGATTTTAGTCCAGATTGTAAATATATCGTCAGTATTTCTAAGGATGCCCAGGGTATAGTCTGGGATCTGAGCACAGGAAAACAACAGCACAAACTGAAATGGCAAACACAGGAAGgaaataagtatttatttaaacgtTGCCGTTATGGCACCGTGGAGGGTCATAAAGACAACTACAGACTTTTCACAGTTACCAATCCTCTGGGGAAAGTAGGCAAGCAACGGGGCTTTGTGCAGCAATGGGATTGTAAGAATGGTGAATTGCGGGTGGCTGCATCTGTTGACGAGAGCTTGTCTTCGTTGGCAGTCAGAGATGATGGACGATTCGTAGCTGTCGGCACAATGTTCTCCGGCAGCGTATCCATATATGTAGCATTTAGCTTACAG CGAGTGCTTCACATTCCACATGCTCACTCCATGTTTGTCACCGGGCTGCAATTTCTTCCTATTACAAATGAAGAGGGACCGCCTATTTCCAGTGACACCGAAGCAGCCGTACTCTCAATATCAGTGGACAATAAAGTTTGCATTCATAGTCTACCCCAGCGGA AAACAATCCCAGCATGGCTTGCAGTTGTCTTCATGGTAATTATGATATTTATCGTGCTTGTACTTTGTTCCTACATAGGCATCTGA
- the LOC132797527 gene encoding Krueppel homolog 1 isoform X1, with product MTEAQIGKKSWSAKQNGTKDTFTKSCKDLKDISKVKPSVKVSPKKTNRKDSSNNMVYYSANQLLIKTEQPNQSQYCIQTPLITTSSGIGSSLAPTNGNEHYELLQTPQQRQLQLQEHQQLTNYQLVLQQQQHESIINITSSSAGAPVSVAQPQIKSELPHAFEAATISKATTVAAAPRKPNTNKPQFKCEQCGMTFGSKSAHTSHTKSHAKNADMALSLKGSGALGTGATALPIELNDAGLPIGIPKSPTIKPMANVAAGADPYQCNVCQKTFAVPARLIRHYRTHTGERPFECEFCHKLFSVKENLQVHRRIHTKERPYKCDVCGRAFEHSGKLHRHMRIHTGERPHKCSVCDKTFIQSGQLVIHMRTHTGEKPYKCPEAGCGKGFTCSKQLKVHSRTHTGEKPYHCDICFRDFGYNHVLKLHRVQHYGAKCYKCTICDETFKNKKEMEAHIKGHANEIPDDEVEGSAAAASSSSTSSTSVISNSESSNNSPPGSPHAVKKSRQSRGIKVAAVVAAEPSPSPSRSPFSPSSISSTYSPLSSRASPQPQLVATSVTTEPEALSCDSGVSSAQHVHNYPDEELPTDLSMQQPPSQMMYYQQQPPAIGLPCLVDLQTPPQHSSVSGLTINPALLEAASIARLDHDNDLDDRKNASSNAHDHNEDENDVQTAAWQMMQLRRGHGVSPASTASPPSTQNSNQSTLQLNDLSANYDDAHEANVLIDHFKRGDLARHGLHKGYAPVPKYESALPNSDIVRRVEAAIGLRSSTESPERSSSPESDSLMMADRNVMTLPLRKRKHYMNEGEPTIGISRSSGESAATITSVVPSSSVTPDATNGAKVMRMSSVIQFAKAS from the exons ATGACTGAAGCCCAAATCGGAAAAAAGTCTTGGTCAGCCAAGCAAAACGGAACAAAGGACACATTTACTAAGTCATGCAAGGATCTCAAGGATATATCTAAAGTTAAGCCAAGCGTTAAAGTTTCACCAAAAAAGACAAACCGAAAAG ATTCATCCAACAATATGGTGTACTACTCAGCTAATCAGTTGCTGATAAAGACAGAGCAACCCAACCAGTCACAGTATTGCATTCAGACACCGCTCATTACGACGAGCAGTGGTATTGGGAGTAGCTTAGCCCCGACTAACGGGAATGAGCATTACGAGCTGTTGCAGACACCACAGCAACGACAGTTGCAGTTACAGGAACATCAGCAACTCACTAACTACCAGCTCGtcctgcaacaacaacagcatgaaagtattataaatataacatcatcatcagcggGAGCACCAGTATCAGTAGCCCAACCTCAAATCAAGTCAGAGTTGCCGCATGCATTTGAAGCTGCAACCATATCTAAGGCGActacagttgctgctgctccacgAAAACCGAACACCAACAAGCCACAATTCAAGTGCGAGCAGTGCGGCATGACCTTTGGCAGCAAATCGGCGCACACTTCACATACCAAGTCGCACGCCAAGAATGCGGATATGGCCTTGAGCTTAAAGGGTAGTGGTGCCTTGGGTACAGGAGCTACCGCCCTGCCCATTGAACTGAACGATGCGGGTCTACCAATAGGCATTCCAAAGAGTCCGACCATCAAGCCAATGGCAAATGTGGCAGCTGGAGCTGATCCATATCAATGCAACGTCTGCCAGAAAACATTTGCTGTGCCCGCACGATTG ATTCGACATTACCGGACGCACACCGGCGAGCGTCCGTTCGAGTGCGAGTTCTGCCATAAGTTGTTCAGTGTCAAGGAGAACCTGCAGGTGCACAGACGCATCCACACAAAGGAGCGACCATACAAGTGCGATGTCTGTGGACGTGCGTTCGAACACTCTGGAAAGCTGCATCGCCATATGCGTATACACACAGGCGAGCGTCCTCACAAGTGTTCCGTGTGCGATAAGACATTTATACAATCCGGCCAGTTGGTGATCCATATGCGCACGCACACTGGCGAGAAGCCCTACAAGTGCCCGGAGGCAGGATGTGGCAAAGGATTCACCTGCTCCAAACAACTCAAAGTGCACTCACGCACTCACACTGGAGAGAAACCCTATCACTGTGACATATGCTTCCGTGATTTTGGCTATAATCATGTACTCAAATTACATAGAGTTCAACATTACGGCGCCAAGTGCTACAAATGCACTATTTGCGACGAGACctttaaaaacaagaaagaaatgGAAGCCCATATCAAAGGTCATGCCAATGAAATTCCCGATGACGAGGTTGAGGGgtcagcggcagcagcgagCAGTAGTTCTACTTCTTCCACCTCTGTTATCAGCAATTCGGAGAGCAGCAATAACTCGCCGCCCGGCTCACCCCATGCTGTCAAAAAGTCACGTCAATCACGTGGCATTAAAGTAGCAGCAGTAGTAGCTGCTgagccatcgccatcgccatcgcggTCGCCTTTCTCGCCAAGCTCAATCAGTTCTACATACTCGCCATTAAGCAGCCGGGCATCGCCGCAACCACAGCTTGTTGCGACGTCAGTGACAACCGAGCCGGAAGCCCTCAGTTGTGACAGCGGCGTTTCCAGTGCTCAGCACGTGCACAACTACCCGGATGAAGAGTTGCCCACAGATCTTAGCATGCAGCAGCCCCCTTCACAGATGATGTATTATCAACAGCAGCCACCGGCGATAGGTTTACCCTGTTTAGTCGATTTACAAACGCCGCCACAGCATTCATCGGTATCTGGCTTAACTATTAATCCTGCACTCCTCGAGGCGGCCAGCATTGCACGTCTGGATCATGACAACGACTTGGATGACAGAAAAAATGCGAGCAGTAATGCACATGACCACAACGAAGACGAGAACGATGTACAAACAGCCGCTTGGCAAATGATGCAGCTGCGCCGTGGACATGGAGTTAGCCCAGCATCGACAGCCTCACCTCCTTCCACGCAAAATTCTAATCAATCTACTTTGCAATTGAATGATTTGTCCGCTAATTATGATGATGCCCACGAGGCAAATGTGCTCATCGATCATTTCAAGCGCGGTGATTTGGCACGTCATGGACTCCATAAAGGCTATGCACCAGTACCAAAATATGA ATCTGCCCTACCCAACTCGGACATTGTACGTCGCGTTGAGGCAGCCATTGGCTTGCGGTCTAGTACTGAATCGCCGGAGCGCAGCTCGTCTCCTGAGAGCGATTCCTTGATGATGGCTGATCGCAATGTGATGACATTGCCGCTACGCAAGCGAAAGCATTACATGAACGAGGGCGAGCCCACCATTGGGATCAGCAGAAGCAGTGGCGAAAGTGCTGCCACCATTACATCCGTTGTACCATCGTCATCAGTGACGCCAGATGCCACCAATGGCGCCAAGGTGATGCGTATGAGCTCCGTCATACAATTTGCCAAGGCATCGTAA
- the LOC132797527 gene encoding Krueppel homolog 1 isoform X2: MGNSRCHIVDSSNNMVYYSANQLLIKTEQPNQSQYCIQTPLITTSSGIGSSLAPTNGNEHYELLQTPQQRQLQLQEHQQLTNYQLVLQQQQHESIINITSSSAGAPVSVAQPQIKSELPHAFEAATISKATTVAAAPRKPNTNKPQFKCEQCGMTFGSKSAHTSHTKSHAKNADMALSLKGSGALGTGATALPIELNDAGLPIGIPKSPTIKPMANVAAGADPYQCNVCQKTFAVPARLIRHYRTHTGERPFECEFCHKLFSVKENLQVHRRIHTKERPYKCDVCGRAFEHSGKLHRHMRIHTGERPHKCSVCDKTFIQSGQLVIHMRTHTGEKPYKCPEAGCGKGFTCSKQLKVHSRTHTGEKPYHCDICFRDFGYNHVLKLHRVQHYGAKCYKCTICDETFKNKKEMEAHIKGHANEIPDDEVEGSAAAASSSSTSSTSVISNSESSNNSPPGSPHAVKKSRQSRGIKVAAVVAAEPSPSPSRSPFSPSSISSTYSPLSSRASPQPQLVATSVTTEPEALSCDSGVSSAQHVHNYPDEELPTDLSMQQPPSQMMYYQQQPPAIGLPCLVDLQTPPQHSSVSGLTINPALLEAASIARLDHDNDLDDRKNASSNAHDHNEDENDVQTAAWQMMQLRRGHGVSPASTASPPSTQNSNQSTLQLNDLSANYDDAHEANVLIDHFKRGDLARHGLHKGYAPVPKYESALPNSDIVRRVEAAIGLRSSTESPERSSSPESDSLMMADRNVMTLPLRKRKHYMNEGEPTIGISRSSGESAATITSVVPSSSVTPDATNGAKVMRMSSVIQFAKAS; the protein is encoded by the exons ATGGGCAACTCTCGGTGCCACATTGTGG ATTCATCCAACAATATGGTGTACTACTCAGCTAATCAGTTGCTGATAAAGACAGAGCAACCCAACCAGTCACAGTATTGCATTCAGACACCGCTCATTACGACGAGCAGTGGTATTGGGAGTAGCTTAGCCCCGACTAACGGGAATGAGCATTACGAGCTGTTGCAGACACCACAGCAACGACAGTTGCAGTTACAGGAACATCAGCAACTCACTAACTACCAGCTCGtcctgcaacaacaacagcatgaaagtattataaatataacatcatcatcagcggGAGCACCAGTATCAGTAGCCCAACCTCAAATCAAGTCAGAGTTGCCGCATGCATTTGAAGCTGCAACCATATCTAAGGCGActacagttgctgctgctccacgAAAACCGAACACCAACAAGCCACAATTCAAGTGCGAGCAGTGCGGCATGACCTTTGGCAGCAAATCGGCGCACACTTCACATACCAAGTCGCACGCCAAGAATGCGGATATGGCCTTGAGCTTAAAGGGTAGTGGTGCCTTGGGTACAGGAGCTACCGCCCTGCCCATTGAACTGAACGATGCGGGTCTACCAATAGGCATTCCAAAGAGTCCGACCATCAAGCCAATGGCAAATGTGGCAGCTGGAGCTGATCCATATCAATGCAACGTCTGCCAGAAAACATTTGCTGTGCCCGCACGATTG ATTCGACATTACCGGACGCACACCGGCGAGCGTCCGTTCGAGTGCGAGTTCTGCCATAAGTTGTTCAGTGTCAAGGAGAACCTGCAGGTGCACAGACGCATCCACACAAAGGAGCGACCATACAAGTGCGATGTCTGTGGACGTGCGTTCGAACACTCTGGAAAGCTGCATCGCCATATGCGTATACACACAGGCGAGCGTCCTCACAAGTGTTCCGTGTGCGATAAGACATTTATACAATCCGGCCAGTTGGTGATCCATATGCGCACGCACACTGGCGAGAAGCCCTACAAGTGCCCGGAGGCAGGATGTGGCAAAGGATTCACCTGCTCCAAACAACTCAAAGTGCACTCACGCACTCACACTGGAGAGAAACCCTATCACTGTGACATATGCTTCCGTGATTTTGGCTATAATCATGTACTCAAATTACATAGAGTTCAACATTACGGCGCCAAGTGCTACAAATGCACTATTTGCGACGAGACctttaaaaacaagaaagaaatgGAAGCCCATATCAAAGGTCATGCCAATGAAATTCCCGATGACGAGGTTGAGGGgtcagcggcagcagcgagCAGTAGTTCTACTTCTTCCACCTCTGTTATCAGCAATTCGGAGAGCAGCAATAACTCGCCGCCCGGCTCACCCCATGCTGTCAAAAAGTCACGTCAATCACGTGGCATTAAAGTAGCAGCAGTAGTAGCTGCTgagccatcgccatcgccatcgcggTCGCCTTTCTCGCCAAGCTCAATCAGTTCTACATACTCGCCATTAAGCAGCCGGGCATCGCCGCAACCACAGCTTGTTGCGACGTCAGTGACAACCGAGCCGGAAGCCCTCAGTTGTGACAGCGGCGTTTCCAGTGCTCAGCACGTGCACAACTACCCGGATGAAGAGTTGCCCACAGATCTTAGCATGCAGCAGCCCCCTTCACAGATGATGTATTATCAACAGCAGCCACCGGCGATAGGTTTACCCTGTTTAGTCGATTTACAAACGCCGCCACAGCATTCATCGGTATCTGGCTTAACTATTAATCCTGCACTCCTCGAGGCGGCCAGCATTGCACGTCTGGATCATGACAACGACTTGGATGACAGAAAAAATGCGAGCAGTAATGCACATGACCACAACGAAGACGAGAACGATGTACAAACAGCCGCTTGGCAAATGATGCAGCTGCGCCGTGGACATGGAGTTAGCCCAGCATCGACAGCCTCACCTCCTTCCACGCAAAATTCTAATCAATCTACTTTGCAATTGAATGATTTGTCCGCTAATTATGATGATGCCCACGAGGCAAATGTGCTCATCGATCATTTCAAGCGCGGTGATTTGGCACGTCATGGACTCCATAAAGGCTATGCACCAGTACCAAAATATGA ATCTGCCCTACCCAACTCGGACATTGTACGTCGCGTTGAGGCAGCCATTGGCTTGCGGTCTAGTACTGAATCGCCGGAGCGCAGCTCGTCTCCTGAGAGCGATTCCTTGATGATGGCTGATCGCAATGTGATGACATTGCCGCTACGCAAGCGAAAGCATTACATGAACGAGGGCGAGCCCACCATTGGGATCAGCAGAAGCAGTGGCGAAAGTGCTGCCACCATTACATCCGTTGTACCATCGTCATCAGTGACGCCAGATGCCACCAATGGCGCCAAGGTGATGCGTATGAGCTCCGTCATACAATTTGCCAAGGCATCGTAA
- the LOC132797529 gene encoding uncharacterized protein LOC132797529 — protein MCACFKMTDFSMDNILRSFRKMRMNKSLGQTSQPLVQYNHHQQLPVKQSLRDLKKIIKILKKHVIKQKISRKMKILV, from the coding sequence ATGTGTGCATGCTTTAAGATGACCGATTTTTCAATGGACAATATCTTAAGATCATTCAGAAAAATGCGCATGAATAAGTCATTAGGTCAGACCAGTCAACCCCTCGTCCAATATAACCACCATCAACAACTCCCCGTTAAACAATCTTTAagggatttaaaaaaaattattaaaattcttaaaaaacaTGTTATCAAGCAAAAGATTTCTCGCAAAATGAAGATTCTAGTTTAA